The following proteins are co-located in the Deltaproteobacteria bacterium genome:
- a CDS encoding thrombospondin type 3 repeat-containing protein, whose product MKTPNAPFGMRLATLSIAIAALLFFSPTQAGGPADQDGDGIADTTDNCPTVANPIQTDSDGDGSGDACQPPDSDGDGVVDPVDNCPTTGNADQTNSDSDAFGNVCDPDDDGDGIADGTDNCVLLANAEQVDTDADTLGDACDLDDDADGVPDNVDNCRVNANASQLDPDADGIGNPCDTDDDGDGVADASDNCPLAANAAQTDTDANGSGDSCEADDDNDGVLDTTDNCPLTFNISQANFDGDATGDDCDDDDDGDSVSDTTDNCLGLANPDQADQDGDNNGNACDADDDGDTFADGADNCPTTANPSQLDSDLDGGGDACDTDIDGDALVNGSDNCPANANADQADQDADHIGDLCDPDRDGDSIENISDNCPLAANVEQVDTDDDGSGDVCDTTPGAPTESPPPPTATPAAVGDSTDDTDTGEVTDASGDGVVVPSSVTGGTGCSLIIR is encoded by the coding sequence ATGAAAACACCTAACGCACCGTTCGGCATGCGCCTTGCTACCTTATCTATAGCAATCGCAGCCCTGTTGTTCTTTTCTCCGACCCAAGCCGGCGGCCCGGCCGATCAAGACGGCGACGGCATTGCGGACACCACCGACAACTGCCCGACGGTCGCCAATCCGATACAAACGGACAGCGACGGCGACGGCAGCGGCGACGCCTGCCAACCTCCCGACAGCGACGGCGACGGCGTCGTCGATCCGGTCGACAACTGCCCGACCACCGGCAACGCCGATCAAACCAATTCCGATAGCGACGCGTTCGGCAACGTCTGCGATCCCGACGACGACGGCGACGGCATCGCGGACGGAACCGACAACTGCGTACTGCTCGCGAACGCCGAACAAGTCGACACCGACGCGGACACGCTCGGCGATGCCTGCGATCTCGACGACGACGCCGACGGCGTCCCGGACAACGTCGACAATTGCCGCGTCAATGCCAACGCGAGTCAGCTCGATCCCGACGCCGATGGGATCGGCAATCCCTGCGACACCGACGACGACGGCGACGGCGTCGCGGACGCCAGCGACAACTGTCCGCTCGCAGCCAATGCGGCCCAAACCGACACCGACGCGAACGGCTCCGGCGACAGCTGCGAGGCCGATGACGACAACGACGGCGTCCTCGATACCACCGACAACTGCCCACTGACCTTCAACATCAGCCAAGCCAACTTCGACGGCGACGCCACCGGCGACGACTGCGACGACGACGACGACGGCGACAGTGTCTCCGACACCACCGACAACTGCCTCGGCCTCGCGAATCCGGATCAGGCGGACCAAGACGGCGATAACAACGGCAACGCGTGCGACGCCGACGACGACGGCGACACATTCGCGGATGGCGCCGACAACTGCCCGACGACGGCCAATCCGAGCCAGCTCGATAGCGACCTCGACGGCGGTGGCGACGCCTGCGACACCGACATTGACGGCGACGCCCTGGTCAACGGCAGCGACAACTGTCCCGCGAATGCGAACGCCGACCAAGCGGATCAAGATGCCGACCACATCGGCGATTTGTGCGACCCCGACCGCGACGGCGACAGTATCGAAAATATCAGCGACAACTGCCCGCTCGCCGCCAACGTCGAACAAGTCGACACCGACGACGACGGCTCCGGCGATGTCTGCGACACCACGCCGGGCGCCCCGACCGAATCGCCCCCACCACCGACCGCCACCCCCGCTGCGGTCGGCGACTCCACCGACGACACCGACACTGGCGAAGTCACCGACGCCAGCGGCGACGGCGTCGTCGTGCCGTCCTCAGTGACCGGCGGCACCGGCTGCTCGTTGATTATTCGGTAA
- the thpR gene encoding RNA 2',3'-cyclic phosphodiesterase: MKLRAFLAFEIPDVVRRAVATLMHDLRQYSGEDVKWTAPEHMHVTMRFFGSVEASLLNGEIATRVARLAARYGPLTLDCSGVGVFPNWKYPRVIWVGFAGPTESLLHLHDELNHACAGLPIAADERQFRLHLTVARAGRSALRAALVKRVESLGPVQFGAVPVAQLTLYKSQLTKSGSVYTPLQTFNFQPKE, encoded by the coding sequence ATGAAACTGCGTGCCTTTCTCGCCTTCGAAATTCCGGACGTGGTGCGCCGTGCCGTTGCCACCCTGATGCACGACCTTCGGCAATACAGTGGCGAGGATGTCAAATGGACGGCGCCGGAACACATGCATGTGACGATGCGTTTTTTCGGTAGTGTCGAAGCGTCGCTGCTGAACGGCGAGATCGCGACCCGCGTTGCGCGCCTTGCGGCGCGGTATGGCCCGCTGACGCTCGATTGCAGTGGGGTCGGCGTGTTTCCCAATTGGAAATATCCGCGCGTGATTTGGGTCGGTTTCGCCGGCCCGACCGAATCGCTGTTGCATCTGCACGATGAATTGAATCACGCGTGCGCCGGACTGCCGATTGCGGCGGATGAACGCCAATTTCGTCTCCATCTCACTGTCGCGCGCGCGGGCCGATCTGCGCTGCGGGCCGCGCTGGTGAAGCGCGTAGAAAGTTTAGGTCCCGTGCAATTCGGTGCCGTGCCTGTCGCGCAGCTGACGCTCTACAAAAGCCAATTGACAAAGTCAGGGTCGGTTTATACTCCCCTGCAGACGTTTAACTTCCAACCCAAGGAGTAA
- a CDS encoding competence/damage-inducible protein A — MGHVEIITTGNEVLVGEVVNTNAVHVANGCHAEGWTVLRHVTVGDTVDAIAAACRDARARAECVVVTGGLGPTSDDLTYEAAAQAFDRPLVFSDSAWQQTQEFCAARNRDCPPANRKQAFVPEGAEVLTNELGTAPAVRLGVGPATFFFLPGVPSEVEWLFGQHIQPWLRAHRPTVTRAERVLKCFGISEAVLGERVQGLALAETQVGYRLIYPDVAIKLQVVGAEWPQLVQRLDQLEARVRAVLGDAVFGTGDATLASVVGERLTARGESLAVAESCTGGELCSTLTDVPGASAFFERGVITYSNHAKVELLGVPREVLLQCGAVSAEVAEAMAVGARTRARTTYGIGITGIAGPSGGSEEKPVGTVYIGVATPHTTLVHHECSPRSRRYFKQWVAAKALDLLRNVLP, encoded by the coding sequence ATGGGGCACGTCGAAATTATTACCACCGGCAATGAAGTGCTGGTGGGAGAAGTCGTAAATACCAACGCCGTGCATGTGGCGAACGGCTGTCATGCCGAAGGCTGGACCGTGCTGCGGCATGTCACGGTTGGCGATACGGTGGACGCGATTGCTGCGGCCTGTCGCGACGCGCGCGCGCGCGCGGAGTGCGTGGTGGTCACTGGCGGCTTAGGTCCGACGAGCGACGACCTGACGTACGAAGCGGCGGCGCAGGCCTTCGATCGCCCGCTCGTTTTTTCCGACAGTGCATGGCAACAGACGCAGGAGTTTTGTGCGGCCCGCAATCGCGATTGTCCGCCGGCGAACCGGAAGCAGGCGTTTGTGCCGGAAGGGGCGGAGGTCTTGACCAACGAGCTTGGAACAGCGCCCGCCGTGCGTTTGGGCGTTGGCCCGGCGACCTTTTTCTTTCTCCCCGGCGTGCCGAGCGAAGTGGAATGGCTCTTCGGCCAGCACATCCAACCATGGTTGCGTGCGCATCGGCCCACGGTCACGCGTGCCGAACGCGTGCTGAAATGTTTCGGCATTTCGGAAGCGGTGCTCGGCGAGCGGGTGCAAGGATTGGCGCTCGCCGAGACCCAAGTCGGCTATCGACTGATCTATCCCGACGTCGCGATCAAATTACAAGTCGTGGGCGCGGAGTGGCCACAACTGGTGCAACGTCTGGATCAGTTGGAAGCGCGCGTGCGAGCGGTGTTGGGCGACGCGGTCTTCGGCACCGGCGACGCCACCTTGGCCTCGGTGGTCGGCGAACGGCTGACGGCTCGCGGCGAATCGTTGGCCGTCGCCGAATCATGCACCGGTGGAGAACTCTGTAGCACGTTGACCGACGTCCCCGGGGCCTCGGCGTTTTTTGAACGAGGCGTCATTACGTATAGCAACCACGCCAAAGTGGAATTGCTCGGCGTGCCGCGCGAAGTCTTGTTGCAATGCGGCGCGGTCAGCGCCGAGGTCGCCGAAGCGATGGCGGTCGGGGCGCGGACTCGGGCGCGCACCACCTATGGAATCGGGATCACCGGGATCGCGGGCCCCAGCGGCGGCTCGGAGGAAAAACCGGTAGGGACGGTCTATATCGGTGTGGCGACGCCGCACACGACGTTGGTGCATCACGAATGTTCTCCGCGGAGTCGTCGCTATTTCAAGCAGTGGGTCGCCGCGAAGGCGCTCGATTTGCTGCGGAACGTCCTGCCATGA
- a CDS encoding phosphatidylglycerophosphatase A, with translation MRRTSNQIAHWIATGFGSGYAPIAPGTAASAVALLLAWCCRGVTGWWSLLLVLVVIAVAIWSAEVARHAFDNPEDPSTIVVDEIAGIFLAMWGQPWTWATILIAFFGFRLLDVFKPWPIRRFERLPGGLGIVADDLAAGAGTWVLVTLLTRWS, from the coding sequence ATGCGACGAACAAGCAATCAAATTGCTCACTGGATTGCGACCGGCTTCGGCTCCGGCTATGCGCCGATCGCTCCGGGGACGGCGGCCTCAGCCGTGGCCTTGCTGTTGGCGTGGTGTTGCCGCGGCGTGACCGGATGGTGGAGTCTGTTGCTCGTATTGGTCGTGATCGCGGTGGCGATCTGGTCGGCAGAAGTTGCGCGTCACGCATTCGATAATCCGGAGGACCCATCGACCATTGTGGTCGACGAAATCGCCGGGATCTTCCTCGCCATGTGGGGACAACCATGGACGTGGGCGACCATATTGATTGCGTTCTTCGGGTTTCGGTTGCTCGATGTCTTCAAGCCGTGGCCGATCCGCCGCTTCGAACGCCTGCCGGGTGGCCTCGGTATCGTCGCCGATGATCTCGCCGCCGGTGCCGGTACGTGGGTGCTGGTCACGTTGCTCACGCGCTGGTCGTAG
- a CDS encoding lysophospholipase, which translates to MTIVPVPVSGTLSSFAVNSGLRLYYEWWVPRAPRAMLVVVHGLAEHSGRYGALVRHCVARGFGVALYDQRGHGQSDGPRGHFDHVQDLLSDLAQFVQFTKESHPGVPVILVGHSFGGQLALNFVVRYAKGLRGLIVSSPNIALKMKLAWWKRLCGEQLYRIAPRLRVGNNIDPRWLSNDPDVVRAFEQDPRICRTLTLHAAREIMRNLDVVMALASRIHIPALFLHAGDDRICDPEATRRFFRRVPVTRKRLKIYEGMQHEIFNEVKRAAVFADVEEWLTELLQTSPAAEARPESADEAAVAAPRSYTLGRGERWTGHGNLG; encoded by the coding sequence GTGACGATCGTCCCGGTCCCGGTCAGCGGGACCCTCTCCTCGTTCGCCGTCAATTCCGGATTGCGCCTCTATTATGAATGGTGGGTCCCGCGCGCGCCGCGGGCGATGCTGGTCGTGGTGCACGGCCTCGCGGAACATAGCGGGCGCTACGGTGCGCTGGTGCGGCACTGCGTAGCGCGCGGCTTCGGCGTGGCGTTGTACGACCAGCGCGGACATGGCCAATCCGATGGGCCGCGCGGCCATTTCGATCACGTGCAAGACCTGCTGAGCGACTTGGCCCAATTCGTCCAATTTACCAAGGAATCGCATCCGGGCGTGCCCGTGATCCTCGTCGGCCATAGTTTTGGCGGGCAGTTGGCGCTCAATTTCGTGGTGCGCTACGCCAAAGGGCTGCGAGGCCTGATCGTCAGCTCGCCGAACATCGCGCTCAAAATGAAACTGGCGTGGTGGAAACGGTTGTGCGGGGAACAACTCTATCGAATCGCGCCGCGGCTGCGCGTCGGCAATAACATCGACCCGCGCTGGCTCTCGAACGATCCGGACGTCGTGCGCGCGTTCGAACAGGATCCGCGGATCTGCCGGACGCTGACGCTGCATGCGGCACGCGAAATCATGCGCAACCTCGATGTCGTGATGGCGTTGGCGTCGCGCATTCATATCCCCGCGCTCTTTTTGCACGCGGGGGATGACCGGATCTGCGATCCGGAGGCGACGCGGCGGTTTTTTCGGCGCGTGCCGGTCACGCGCAAACGATTGAAAATTTACGAGGGGATGCAACACGAGATCTTTAATGAAGTAAAGCGCGCGGCGGTGTTCGCCGATGTCGAGGAGTGGTTGACCGAGTTGCTCCAGACTTCGCCTGCCGCGGAGGCGCGACCGGAGTCGGCGGACGAGGCCGCAGTGGCGGCGCCGCGGAGCTATACGCTGGGGCGTGGAGAACGGTGGACGGGACATGGGAACCTCGGATAA
- the dnaJ gene encoding molecular chaperone DnaJ: protein MMKRDYYDVLGLQRSADDNEIKKAYRKLALQFHPDRNPGDHSAEEKFKEASEAYEVLSDAEKRRIYDQYGHQGLQGRGFEGFHGVDEVFSSFGDLFEELFGGAGFGGARQGARGPRARAGSHLEAALKVTLEEAAHGVERELMIDKTAHCAQCKGSGAGPKGRTPCSACDGSGQVTTRQGFFYLQATCAQCRGEGWRITDPCGECRGRGVVRTKRKLNIKVPPGVEDQMQLVLRGEGEAGLNGGPPGDLYVTLQVAAHANFERRGDDLWHRLDLSVVDTMMGTRLTVPTLYGTHELDVAAGTDAGAVLRIKGQGMPNVRTGRKGDQCIEIVVRTPKRLSKRARQLLEELRKELP, encoded by the coding sequence ATCATGAAGCGTGATTACTACGACGTACTCGGTCTCCAACGGAGCGCCGATGACAACGAGATCAAGAAAGCATACCGCAAGTTGGCCTTGCAGTTTCACCCCGATCGCAATCCTGGCGATCATAGCGCCGAAGAAAAATTCAAAGAGGCCTCTGAGGCCTACGAAGTCCTGAGCGACGCGGAGAAGCGGCGGATTTATGACCAATATGGACACCAAGGGCTGCAAGGGCGCGGCTTCGAAGGGTTCCATGGCGTCGATGAGGTCTTCTCGTCCTTCGGCGATTTATTCGAAGAGCTGTTCGGCGGTGCCGGGTTCGGGGGCGCCCGGCAAGGGGCGCGAGGGCCTCGCGCGCGGGCGGGATCGCATTTGGAGGCGGCGCTCAAAGTAACGCTGGAAGAGGCCGCGCACGGCGTGGAGCGCGAATTAATGATCGACAAGACGGCCCATTGCGCCCAATGCAAGGGGAGTGGCGCCGGGCCGAAGGGTCGCACGCCGTGTAGTGCGTGCGATGGCAGCGGACAGGTCACGACGCGCCAAGGGTTTTTTTATCTGCAGGCCACTTGTGCGCAATGCCGCGGCGAGGGGTGGCGGATCACCGATCCGTGCGGAGAATGTCGCGGGCGCGGCGTGGTGCGGACCAAGCGGAAATTGAACATCAAAGTGCCGCCCGGTGTGGAAGACCAAATGCAGTTAGTGTTGCGCGGCGAAGGCGAGGCGGGACTGAATGGCGGACCGCCGGGCGATTTGTACGTGACGTTGCAAGTGGCCGCGCATGCGAATTTCGAGCGGCGCGGCGACGACCTGTGGCATCGCTTGGACCTCTCGGTCGTCGACACGATGATGGGAACCCGATTGACTGTGCCGACATTATATGGAACTCACGAGCTGGATGTCGCCGCGGGAACCGACGCTGGCGCCGTATTGCGAATCAAAGGGCAGGGGATGCCGAACGTGCGCACCGGGCGGAAGGGTGATCAATGTATCGAGATCGTAGTGCGGACGCCGAAGCGACTCTCCAAGCGAGCGCGCCAACTCCTCGAGGAACTCCGCAAGGAACTGCCGTGA
- a CDS encoding tetratricopeptide repeat protein, producing MKVRGYDIQIPINSDALVGPWLAAKSAAELVALDSGDILNSASTTDRPSDHALGPIEITQGILAEYRQHTVEAVRAGLARDGARVEHARRQRNTLAAMIVQLDWNPAFHIKNTAYLDRVTDLLRQVTHRDARVFSELYHMSLAAWQEGGACLRRPVGSHDGAEMGLTVDTTVTACQTVPPTLDKLGNCVDIANQALTLATSALAVYSGPDATIEFVDISNIALTPETRQMLGVPADQVLGHVFLQVRTADGLSIWDPAAIGYRVPKPATYLVADPWRRSIADYHYRRGSGLDDQGEWGAALQEYDRAIAIDPTDPSSHIHRAITCVRLERFEEAELDYRAALQYDPRSVAAWAGLGDLYVRMSKPMAAIEASSHATIADPSYVVGWVNLGLGLMSADRLAEAVNVFRTALEVDPQYGNAYQYLETAQQRVKLPTIQQ from the coding sequence ATGAAAGTTCGTGGCTACGATATTCAGATTCCGATAAACTCCGACGCCCTCGTTGGGCCATGGTTGGCCGCGAAGTCGGCAGCCGAGTTGGTGGCACTCGATAGTGGCGACATCTTAAACAGCGCTAGTACGACGGATCGGCCGAGTGATCATGCCCTGGGGCCTATCGAAATCACACAAGGGATTTTGGCAGAATATCGACAGCACACGGTCGAAGCGGTACGGGCAGGTCTGGCGAGGGATGGCGCGCGCGTTGAGCACGCTCGTCGGCAACGAAATACGCTGGCCGCGATGATTGTACAACTCGATTGGAATCCCGCCTTTCATATCAAAAACACGGCATACCTGGATCGGGTCACTGACTTACTTCGACAAGTCACTCACCGGGATGCTCGAGTCTTTTCTGAACTCTATCACATGAGTCTTGCCGCGTGGCAGGAAGGTGGTGCGTGTCTCCGTCGTCCGGTTGGCTCACATGACGGAGCCGAGATGGGATTAACGGTCGACACAACCGTGACGGCCTGCCAGACAGTGCCGCCCACGTTAGACAAACTAGGAAATTGTGTTGATATCGCCAACCAGGCCCTCACGCTCGCCACGAGTGCCCTTGCCGTCTATTCCGGCCCCGACGCTACGATCGAATTCGTCGATATCAGCAACATTGCGTTAACACCGGAGACGCGACAAATGCTTGGAGTGCCGGCTGACCAAGTCTTGGGCCACGTCTTTCTCCAAGTGCGGACGGCCGATGGGCTCAGCATCTGGGATCCCGCTGCGATCGGCTATCGAGTCCCGAAGCCGGCCACTTACCTGGTTGCCGATCCATGGCGGCGTTCTATCGCCGACTATCACTACCGTCGTGGTTCCGGGTTGGACGATCAAGGCGAGTGGGGCGCCGCCTTGCAAGAGTATGATCGGGCCATCGCGATCGATCCGACCGACCCTTCCAGCCACATCCATCGTGCGATCACATGCGTGCGCCTGGAGCGGTTTGAGGAAGCGGAGCTCGATTATCGGGCGGCTCTCCAGTACGACCCCAGGAGCGTCGCGGCATGGGCCGGTTTGGGAGATCTCTATGTCCGCATGAGCAAGCCTATGGCCGCGATAGAGGCGTCCAGCCACGCCACTATTGCGGATCCGTCGTACGTCGTGGGGTGGGTGAACTTAGGCCTGGGCCTGATGTCTGCAGACCGACTCGCAGAGGCTGTGAATGTCTTTCGCACGGCGCTTGAAGTGGACCCGCAGTATGGGAATGCCTATCAATATCTCGAAACGGCGCAGCAGCGGGTAAAGTTGCCTACAATTCAGCAGTAG
- the recA gene encoding recombinase RecA: MSQPVAAPSDREKALTLAMSTIEKQFGKGAIMRLGKDERGAQVEVIPSGSLSLDLALGVGGYPRGRIVEIFGPESSGKTTLALQAVAEAQKTGGLAAFVDAEHALDIEYARKLGVKTEDLLISQPDSGEQALEIAETLVRSGAMDVIVVDSVAALVPKAELEGEMGDAQMGSQARLMSQALRKLTATVSRSKSLFIFINQIRMKIGVFFGNPETTTGGNALKFYASLRIDVRRIGQLKRGEEIFGNRTVAKVVKNKVAPPFRHAEFDIIYGEGINRFGDLLDVAAAQEVVSKSGSWYEYGDEKIGQGREQAIQFLKENPKVCRAIANAVYAKVGLRREVPVAIPAAGTAPELDPATDPVVAKAAIAAAEKAKFATENGRRTAKG; encoded by the coding sequence ATGAGCCAGCCAGTCGCAGCACCATCCGATCGCGAGAAGGCCCTGACGTTAGCGATGAGCACGATTGAAAAACAGTTTGGCAAGGGCGCGATCATGCGGCTCGGCAAGGACGAGCGCGGGGCACAAGTGGAAGTGATCCCCTCCGGCTCGCTCTCACTGGATCTCGCGCTCGGCGTCGGCGGTTATCCGCGCGGCCGGATCGTCGAGATCTTTGGACCTGAATCGTCGGGCAAGACGACGCTGGCGTTGCAGGCCGTCGCCGAGGCGCAAAAAACGGGGGGCCTTGCGGCATTCGTGGATGCCGAACACGCGCTCGATATCGAATATGCGCGCAAGCTCGGCGTGAAGACGGAAGACTTATTGATCTCGCAACCCGATTCCGGCGAACAGGCGTTAGAAATCGCGGAAACACTGGTACGTAGCGGTGCGATGGACGTTATCGTCGTCGACTCCGTCGCCGCGTTGGTGCCGAAAGCAGAATTGGAAGGGGAGATGGGCGATGCGCAGATGGGCAGCCAGGCGCGCCTGATGAGCCAAGCCTTGCGCAAACTGACCGCGACGGTCAGTCGTTCCAAATCGCTCTTCATCTTCATCAACCAAATTCGGATGAAGATCGGCGTCTTCTTCGGCAATCCGGAGACCACGACCGGCGGGAACGCGCTCAAGTTTTACGCGAGTCTTCGGATCGACGTGCGCCGGATCGGCCAATTAAAACGCGGCGAGGAAATCTTTGGGAATCGGACCGTGGCGAAGGTCGTGAAAAACAAAGTGGCGCCGCCGTTCCGCCACGCCGAATTCGACATCATTTATGGAGAAGGGATCAATCGCTTCGGGGATCTGCTCGATGTCGCCGCGGCCCAAGAAGTCGTGAGTAAGAGCGGGAGTTGGTACGAATACGGCGACGAAAAAATCGGCCAAGGACGCGAGCAAGCGATCCAGTTCCTGAAAGAAAATCCGAAAGTCTGTCGCGCGATCGCGAACGCGGTCTATGCCAAGGTGGGCTTACGCCGCGAAGTGCCGGTCGCCATTCCGGCCGCCGGGACGGCGCCCGAACTGGATCCCGCGACGGATCCCGTCGTGGCCAAGGCCGCGATTGCCGCTGCCGAAAAGGCCAAATTCGCCACCGAAAACGGCCGCCGCACCGCGAAGGGGTAA